The following is a genomic window from Candidatus Moraniibacteriota bacterium.
GGTAAGCTTATCACCCGAAACGCCATGATCTTTAATGCGAATGCCGATTTTGTTCCGGTAGAGGATATGTGTCCATAAGGGCGTCAAAAAGAAGGCGGTACAAAACGCCAGAAGTCCCGTTACCAAGATTTTGAGCACATGTACCACCTCAGGAATGGTCTGTATGTCGGATACTTGCACCATAATGACCCTTTTAATTAACGCCAATAGTGAGACTGGAATGCCCACGAAAACATCTTCTTGATACTGGTCCATCGCTCCGGATCGTTCAGAACAACGGAAACTACCTTATGCTGCCGGTCCGGATCAAACGAAATCGCCAAAAGCGAATACCCGGCAAGTGGCGTAAAACCTGTCTTAGTGCCAATAAGATGCGAGTCCTCACCAAGCAATACATCCGTATTAAATATATCGTGCGAATATCTTCCGTCACTCGATATAATCGTCGTGCCGGGCGTTCGCGCCAACTCCCAAATAATATCATACTTGAGCGCTTGAGAAGCAATACGCGCAATATCAAACGCCGAAGAATAGCAGCTCGATTCCCGTCCATCCGGTTCAAGTCCCGACGGTGTACAGAAATGCGTGTCCAAGAGTCCCAAAGCTCGTGCCCGAGCATTCATAAGCTCCACAAAAGCATCAACTGACCCAGCGGTATGCTTGGCAAGCGACTGCGCCGCATCATTCGCGCTATTCATCAACATCGCCATCAGGAGACTCCGCACGGATATCTCTTCACCGACATGCAACCGAACACCATTGCAGAATCCCGTTCGAGGGCAACCTATTCTCGTCCCCTCAACTGCGATCATTTCTTCATCAATCTTCACAGGCTCATCCAAATTCTGAGTATGTTCAACCACCAATATCGCCGTCATGAGTTTCGTCAAAGAAGCAATCTGGCGCTCTTCATGAGAATTCTTCTCCTGCAGAACAATGCCGGACTCAGCATCCATCACAACACTTGCATGCGCCGACGGAAGCGCCAGATCATACACGCCTTCCTTCCGAATCGGGCGGAATTCCGCCGCATGATCCCTCGATTCGAATGATATCGGGGAAAAAGTGTCTTTCTCATCCGAGACGCCAGCCACCTCCGGAACTGACTTCTGAATATCACCATGAGACTCCCGTCCAAGAGGATCATCGGCACCTGAAAAAAGTTTTTCCTTCACAAAAAACACGCCGCAAAACAAAACGAGAAGCGCGAACGCTTTCAAAGAAGCGGCAAAAAACCGTGCGGAGAGAGAATGTCCTGAATTCATGTGTTTTTCTTTTTTTCATCAGCAAACCCCTGCTCCCGAGGATTCCCTTCATTCGAGCCGGCAACAATCGTCAGAAGGCGTTCATCCTTTGAAAGAGTTTCGAAATCCGGCAGCTCTGAACGACATGATACTCCTATTGTTTCCAGAAATGTCAGTGTCGGACCATACAGATACCCCCGAGCATCATCCGGGTTCCCACGACGCTCAACAAGACCACGCAAAAGAAGATTACGAAGCGTCATAGCCGAATTCACCCCGCGAATCGCATCGATCTCAGCGCGACCAATCGGCCCGCGATAAGCAACGATGGCGAGCGTCTCCAGTGCCGCCCGAGAAAGAGTGCTCTCGCGTTCGCTCCGGACAAATCGCTCAACAAATGCCGCGCAATCCGGATGACTCGTCAGCACGACACCATCTCCCTGACGGATAAGAAAAAGCCCCCGAGCATCTTCCACATATGTTTTTTGCAAAACTTCCAACGCCGCCTCCATATCTTCTTCGGGAACCTCCGCAACCTCAGCCAGCCGGGAAACAGAAACCGGATCTCCCGAGACAAAGAGAAGGGCTTCGACAATTGATACTGTTTTCCGTATGTCCATAGAAAAACACTACATGGGATTGACGGCTTTCCGGAAACGAATCTCTCCAAAAAGTTCGCCCTGATTGACCTTGAACGTCCTTCGCCTCACCAGCTCAAGAAGCGCAAGGAAGGAAACGACCACTTCGATCCGATCACGAGATTCAGCTGCGATATCGGAAAATGCCGCCTCCACACACTGTTCTATTCGCGATTCAAGAAATGAAACACGCTCTTCAAGAGTTACCACTTCTTCAACAATCCGCTCGTCCAGAGATACCGGCAACGGGATCGATCCCAACACTGCAGAGAACGCATCACGGATACCCGGAGCACTTACATTGGATGGCAGAGCGAAAACATCGGGCACATTCACAAACGACTCCCGATGGAATCCCCGATGTCCCAAGAGAAAGAGACTTCCCAATCTTATCGAAGCTTCTTTGTACCGCTTGTATTCGCGCAAACGCCATTCAAGATCTTCTATCGACTCTTCCTCCTCCTCAGTAAACGATAAGACTGGCAACAGTGCTCGTGATTTAAGCAAGAGAAGCCGCGAAGCAACCGAGAGAAACTGGGAAAGATGCGGGAGTGCAACATCGTCTTCCTGCGCAATATGCTCCAAATATTGGTCAGCAACTATCGAAAGCGCAAGACGAGTAACATCGAGCTTCTCCTTTTCTATAAGCGAGAGAAGAAGCGGCAAAGGTCCTTCGAATTGCTCCAGCCTCACTTGATACATGGCAAAACAACTCAGCAATTAACATCAAAACACAGAAAAGACAACAAGACGAGTCACTCAAAGAAAAGAGCGCGATTCATCATGATAGCTGCCCCGGTATGCGGACTTTATTGTACCACAACGCCAAAAGAGAAACCAAAAGCCCACCTGTTTCAAGCGGGCTTCCATAAGAAATACTGAGAGAGGGCAAGTATTTGGCTACTAGATCTGCACTCGAATGCCAGGACTCATAGTGGTTGTCAGAGTGGCAGAAACAATAAGTCTCCCCTTCAGTCCTTCCGGCTTCAGGCGTTGCACTGTCTCGGCAAAAGCCGTGATATTTTCGGCCAGCTGCTCTGCAGACATTGATACTTTTCCGACCGCCTGGTGAATATTTCCGGAGTCATCCGTCTTAAAACTCGCTTTATTCCCTTTCTTGAGCGCCATCACCGCATCCTGAATCTTTGTCGTCACCGTTTCGTTTTTCGGGTTCGGCATCAGTCCCTTCGGTCCCAATATTTTCGCAATCTGCGCAAGTTTTGGCATCATTTCCGGCGTCGAGAGAAGGATATCAAAGTCCGTCCCCGGCAACACTTTTCCTTCCTTGATATCAGCAATCATCTCCTCGCCACCGACCATGTCCGCCTTCGCCGCCTTTGCCTCCGATCCTTTGGACGACGTGATCACTGCGACTTTCTTGGACTTGCCCAAACCGTTCGGGAAGACAATAGTCCCTCGAACCAGCTGATCCGTCTTCTTACGGTCAATGCCGAGATGAAAGTGCACTTCAACCGTCTCGTCAAACTTCGCAATCGGCGATTCACAAAGAAGCGCGAGGGCTTCGTTCACCTCAT
Proteins encoded in this region:
- a CDS encoding D-alanyl-D-alanine carboxypeptidase; this encodes MNSGHSLSARFFAASLKAFALLVLFCGVFFVKEKLFSGADDPLGRESHGDIQKSVPEVAGVSDEKDTFSPISFESRDHAAEFRPIRKEGVYDLALPSAHASVVMDAESGIVLQEKNSHEERQIASLTKLMTAILVVEHTQNLDEPVKIDEEMIAVEGTRIGCPRTGFCNGVRLHVGEEISVRSLLMAMLMNSANDAAQSLAKHTAGSVDAFVELMNARARALGLLDTHFCTPSGLEPDGRESSCYSSAFDIARIASQALKYDIIWELARTPGTTIISSDGRYSHDIFNTDVLLGEDSHLIGTKTGFTPLAGYSLLAISFDPDRQHKVVSVVLNDPERWTSIKKMFSWAFQSHYWR
- the scpB gene encoding SMC-Scp complex subunit ScpB; amino-acid sequence: MDIRKTVSIVEALLFVSGDPVSVSRLAEVAEVPEEDMEAALEVLQKTYVEDARGLFLIRQGDGVVLTSHPDCAAFVERFVRSERESTLSRAALETLAIVAYRGPIGRAEIDAIRGVNSAMTLRNLLLRGLVERRGNPDDARGYLYGPTLTFLETIGVSCRSELPDFETLSKDERLLTIVAGSNEGNPREQGFADEKKKNT
- a CDS encoding segregation/condensation protein A; the protein is MYQVRLEQFEGPLPLLLSLIEKEKLDVTRLALSIVADQYLEHIAQEDDVALPHLSQFLSVASRLLLLKSRALLPVLSFTEEEEESIEDLEWRLREYKRYKEASIRLGSLFLLGHRGFHRESFVNVPDVFALPSNVSAPGIRDAFSAVLGSIPLPVSLDERIVEEVVTLEERVSFLESRIEQCVEAAFSDIAAESRDRIEVVVSFLALLELVRRRTFKVNQGELFGEIRFRKAVNPM
- a CDS encoding 50S ribosomal protein L1, producing the protein MMKQGKKYRKLAERIEKGKVYEVNEALALLCESPIAKFDETVEVHFHLGIDRKKTDQLVRGTIVFPNGLGKSKKVAVITSSKGSEAKAAKADMVGGEEMIADIKEGKVLPGTDFDILLSTPEMMPKLAQIAKILGPKGLMPNPKNETVTTKIQDAVMALKKGNKASFKTDDSGNIHQAVGKVSMSAEQLAENITAFAETVQRLKPEGLKGRLIVSATLTTTMSPGIRVQI